The following coding sequences lie in one Dunckerocampus dactyliophorus isolate RoL2022-P2 chromosome 4, RoL_Ddac_1.1, whole genome shotgun sequence genomic window:
- the htr1aa gene encoding 5-hydroxytryptamine (serotonin) receptor 1A a yields the protein MDYLTAKGNHSNATRGYPPSVEVVADWLGSDNGTGSAGSLPYVELGYQVVTSLLLGALILCSIFGNACVVAAIALERSLQNVANYLIGSLAVTDLMVSVLVLPMAALYQVLNKWTLGQGICDLFISLDVLCCTSSILHLCAIALDRYWAITDPIDYVNKRTPRRAALLISVTWLVGFSISIPPMLGWRSAEDRADPYACIISQDPGYTIYSTFGAFYIPLILMLVLYGRIFKAARFRIRKTVKKEKVKADRCLTLSPAVLHKKSNGEAGGRPWVNGAVQFGDEGESLEVMEVSSSKSHLALPNTPQSSSHENLNEKNCGAKRKLALARERKTVKTLGIIMGTFIFCWLPFFIVALVLPFCAESCYMPEWLGAVINWLGYSNSLLNPIIYAYFNKDFQNAFKKILKCKFHRP from the coding sequence ATGGATTACCTCACTGCCAAAGGCAACCACAGCAACGCCACCAGGGGCTACCCTCCATCGGTGGAGGTGGTCGCGGACTGGCTCGGATCTGACAACGGCACCGGTTCTGCAGGTTCCCTCCCCTACGTGGAGCTGGGCTACCAGGTTGTCACATCCCTGCTCTTGGGGGCCCTCATCCTGTGCTCCATATTTGGCAACGCGTGCGTGGTGGCTGCCATCGCCCTGGAGAGGTCCCTCCAGAATGTGGCCAACTACCTGATCGGATCCCTGGCCGTGACGGACCTCATGGTGTCGGTGCTGGTGCTGCCCATGGCGGCTCTGTACCAGGTTTTGAACAAGTGGACTCTCGGCCAGGGGATCTGCGACTTGTTTATCTCTCTGGACGTGTTGTGCTGCACGTCCTCCATCCTGCACCTGTGTGCCATCGCTTTGGACCGCTACTGGGCCATCACGGACCCCATAGACTATGTCAACAAGCGCACCCCGAGGAGAGCCGCGCTCCTCATTAGCGTCACCTGGCTGGTGGGCTTCTCCATCTCCATCCCGCCCATGTTGGGATGGAGAAGCGCCGAGGACCGAGCCGACCCATACGCCTGCATCATCAGCCAGGATCCGGGCTACACCATCTACTCCACCTTTGGGGCGTTCTACATCCCCCTCATCCTCATGCTGGTCCTCTACGGGCGGATCTTCAAGGCGGCTCGCTTCCGGATTCGAAAGACAGTGAAGAAAGAGAAAGTAAAAGCTGACAGGTGCTTGACTTTGTCCCCGGCGGTGCTCCACAAAAAGAGCAACGGAGAGGCCGGGGGGAGGCCGTGGGTCAACGGCGCCGTGCAGTTCGGCGACGAGGGCGAGTCCCTGGAGGTGATGGAGGTGAGCAGCTCAAAGAGCCACCTGGCCCTGCCCAACACCCCGCAGTCGTCCTCGCACGAAAACCTCAACGAGAAGAACTGTGGCGCCAAGAGGAAGCTGGCCCTGGCCCGGGAGCGAAAGACGGTGAAGACGCTGGGCATCATCATGGGCACCTTCATCTTCTGCTGGCTGCCCTTCTTCATCGTGGCCCTGGTGCTGCCTTTCTGCGCCGAGAGCTGTTACATGCCCGAGTGGCTGGGCGCCGTCATCAACTGGCTGGGCTACTCCAACTCCCTGCTCAACCCCATCATCTACGCCTACTTCAACAAGGACTTCCAAAATGCTTTCAAGAAGATCCTCAAGTGCAAATTCCACAGGCCGTGA
- the rnf180a gene encoding E3 ubiquitin-protein ligase RNF180, with product MSSQVGASGDLKLVRPQLSQRKVHRVTRPDERDEERYTSGQEERGTRIGKTISIVTIGNASGESMESLSSSDAEGSNNVPRGSSTISVNPQATTSIQARSTPASPQRPSSSSAPAVEPRSWPSRDPDPLCVRTGRSCEQEEEDEDEEEEEEKEGPSGVIDMISPPLTPIPQLPSVGERRMSKRERKRIKCLRRRQRRKERWRQSQLQNSTGNISSSSSSDDDDDDEEVVGDKERYICAVCLDVYFSPYTCQPCGHIFCEPCLRTLAKNCPANTPCPLCRTTITHVFFQKELNQMVRTFFPKEYLCRKQNFQKASCARWPLPSCRKLFRIFGGFRRPSSPRARHQLPRGGAYHLDALDFDDDTQGWHFDMDMVIIYIYSVNWIVGFFIFCILCYLFFPSF from the exons ATGAGCTCCCAGGTGGGGGCCAGCGGGGATTTGAAGCTGGTGAGACCCCAACTTTCACAAAGGAAAGTCCACAGAGTCACAAGACCAGATGAGCGTGACGAAGAAAGATATACAAGCGGACAAGAAGAAAGAGGGACACGCATCGGGAAGACCATCAGCATTGTGACTATTGGGAATGCCTCAGGAGAAAGTATGGAGAGTCTGTCCAGCTCTGATGCAGAGGGATCGAACAACGTGCCAAGAGGAAGCTCCACCATCAGTGTGAACCCACAAGCAACCACCTCCATCCAAGCCAGATCCACTCCAGCATCCCCTCAGAGACCTTCATCATCCAGTGCACCTGCAGTGGAGCCACGCAGCTGGCCCAGCAGAGACCCTGATCCATTATGTGTGAGGACAGGACGATCATGtgagcaggaagaggaggacgaggacgaagaagaggaagaggagaaggaggGGCCCAGTGGAGTGATTGACATGATAAGCCCACCTTTGACCCCGATTCCGCAGCTGCCGTCAGTTGGAGAGAGGAGGATGAGCAAAAGGGAGAGGAAGAGGATAAAATGTCTGAGGAGGAGGCAGAGGAGGAAGGAGCGATGGCGACAGAGTCAGCTGCAG AATTCCACAGGTAAtattagcagcagcagcagcagcgacgatgatgatgatgacgaagaAGTGGTCGGCGACAAAGAGCGTTACATCTGCGCCGTGTGTCTGGACGTCTACTTCAGCCCGTACACGTGTCAGCCCTGCGGGCACATCTTCTGTGAGCCTTGCCTGAGGACACTGGCCAAGAACTGTCCTGCCAACACCCCCTGTCCCCTCTGCAGGACCACCATCACGCACGTCTTCTTCCAGAAGG AGTTAAACCAAATGGTAAGGACGTTCTTCCCAAAGGAATACCTGTGTCGGAAGCAGAACTTCCAGAAGGCAAGTTGTGCAAGATGGCCTCTTCCAAGCTGCCGGAAGCTCTTCAGAATATTTGGAG GTTTCAGGAGGCCCTCCAGTCCCAGGGCTCGGCATCAGTTGCCCCGCGGAGGAGCCTACCATCTGGACGCTTTGGACTTTGACGACGACACCCAAGGGTGGCACTTTGACATGGACATGGTCATCATATACATCTACTCGGTCAACTGGATTGTTGGCTTCTTCATCTTCTGCATCCTCTGTTACCTCTTTTTCCCCTCTTTTTGA
- the rgs7bpa gene encoding regulator of G-protein signaling 7-binding protein A, with product MSSASNGRKNRPKSAGNIFQIGKPLYRDPQRRESTESSRRAQRAVADCRMIVQEFNTLVALYRELVISIGEITVDCPTLRAEMLRTRTKGCEMARAAHHNLSLISGPEDGEIHPEICRLFIQLQCCLEMYITEMLKSFCLLGSLQLHRKGKDICSPSTVQDRKAEESSDIPILEDTSSSPTDCPQLSWLVATDIENIEKDMRDMKNLLSKLRETMPLPLKNQDDSSLLNLSPYPLVRQRKRRFFGLCCLVTS from the exons atgagtTCTGCATCGAATGGGCGCAAAAACCGCCCCAAATCGGCCGGGAACATCTTCCAGATCGGTAAGCCTCTCTACCGAGACCCCCAGCGGAGGGAGAGCACGGAGAGTAGCCGCAGAGCCCAGCGCGCCGTGGCCGACTGCAGGATG ATCGTCCAAGAGTTCAACACGCTGGTGGCTCTGTATCGTGAGCTGGTCATCTCCATCGGCGAAATCACAGTGGACTGTCCTACCTTACGGGCTGAGATGCTGAGGACTAGAACCAAAGGCTGTGAGATGGCCAGGGCCGCGCACCACAATCTGTCTTTGATATCAGG GCCAGAGGACGGTGAGATCCACCCTGAGATCTGCAGGCTTTTCATCCAGCTGCAGTGCTGCCTGGAAATGTACATCACTGAGATGCTCAAATCTTTCTGCTTGCTGGGCTCCCTGCAGCTCCACAGGAAAG GTAAAGACATCTGCAGCCCCTCCACAGTGCAGgacaggaaggctgaggagagCTCAGACATCCCCATCCTGGAGGACACCTCTTCCTCGCCCACTGACTGTCCTCAACTCTCTTGGCTGGTGGCCACAGACATAGAAAACATAGAAAA GGACATGCGGGACATGAAGAACCTTCTCAGTAAACTCAGGGAGACAATGCCTTTACCACTGAAGAACCAAG ACGACAGCAGTTTGCTCAACCTGTCTCCCTACCCGCTGGTCCGACAGAGGAAGAGACGCTTCTTTGGCCTCTGTTGCTTGGTAACCAGCTGA